One Gimesia sp. genomic window carries:
- a CDS encoding molecular chaperone HscC codes for MTHMIGIDLGTSNSLCAVFEDGQPRLIPNALNSFLTPSVISVSEDNRVLVGAAAKEMRVTQPERCAWVFKRLMGTEQSVKIGTHTFTAPEMSSLVLQSLKQDAEAYLGTPVEDAIITVPAYFNDHQRNATKLAGELAGLNVRRIINEPTAAALTYGFHDRGADKRLIVIDLGGGTFDVTAMEVFEGTLEIISTAGESMLGGEDFTDRILAWTLSTQKMQLEVAEMKAPLLVARLKQECEAAKHAFSTASEARIRFPDVQGEITEQSPVIMISQEQFQKLSEPLIKRLSRPIARAVRDSRIPPQEFTDVILVGGATRMEVVRSFVRSFFDTEPLCSYNPDEVVALGAAVQAALIQDEQAVDDMVMTDICPFTLGTEVIKEFGQRKVDGYFLPVIHRNTTIPVSREEVVFTVSPNQRQVAVGVYQGESRKVEDNLFLGKLEVKGIPPGPAGKPVHLRFTYDLNGILEVEAFVPETGKKSTLVLTQHARLSSSKEIKSAVKKLQALKFYPRDDVRNQHLLSFAERIIGEVSPYQREDLEAMIDQFEHAMSSGDREYFDSVRQNLLTSLAALGFHYDEEEGRERES; via the coding sequence ATGACACATATGATTGGTATCGACCTGGGAACCTCCAACTCCCTGTGTGCCGTCTTTGAAGATGGTCAGCCCAGGCTCATCCCTAATGCCCTGAACTCGTTTCTGACGCCTTCTGTCATCAGTGTTTCGGAGGACAATCGCGTGCTCGTGGGCGCTGCCGCCAAGGAGATGCGGGTCACACAACCGGAACGCTGCGCCTGGGTTTTCAAACGACTTATGGGGACCGAACAGAGTGTGAAAATCGGCACGCATACCTTCACCGCGCCGGAGATGTCGAGTCTGGTTCTGCAGTCACTTAAACAGGATGCAGAAGCCTATCTGGGAACCCCGGTGGAGGATGCCATCATTACGGTTCCCGCTTATTTCAACGATCATCAGCGGAATGCCACCAAGCTGGCCGGAGAGCTGGCCGGTCTGAACGTCAGACGTATCATCAATGAACCGACGGCGGCAGCACTCACCTATGGTTTTCACGATCGAGGAGCCGACAAGCGACTGATTGTCATCGACCTCGGCGGCGGCACGTTCGATGTCACCGCGATGGAAGTCTTCGAAGGAACTCTGGAAATCATCTCCACTGCAGGCGAGAGCATGCTGGGTGGCGAAGACTTTACCGATCGCATTCTGGCCTGGACACTCAGCACACAGAAAATGCAACTGGAGGTGGCTGAAATGAAAGCCCCCCTGCTCGTCGCACGACTCAAGCAGGAATGCGAGGCTGCTAAACATGCCTTCTCGACAGCTTCGGAAGCCAGAATTCGTTTCCCTGATGTGCAGGGCGAAATTACCGAGCAGTCTCCGGTCATTATGATTTCACAGGAACAGTTCCAGAAACTGAGCGAACCTTTAATCAAACGTCTCTCGCGGCCCATCGCCCGGGCCGTTCGGGATTCGCGGATTCCGCCGCAGGAATTCACAGACGTGATCCTGGTCGGCGGTGCCACGCGCATGGAGGTCGTCCGCTCGTTTGTGCGCTCCTTCTTCGACACCGAGCCGCTCTGTTCTTATAACCCGGACGAAGTTGTGGCACTCGGCGCTGCAGTGCAGGCAGCGTTGATCCAGGATGAGCAGGCCGTCGACGACATGGTGATGACCGACATCTGTCCCTTCACGCTGGGAACGGAGGTCATTAAGGAATTTGGCCAGCGTAAAGTGGACGGTTATTTCCTGCCTGTGATTCATCGCAATACCACCATTCCGGTCTCCCGCGAAGAAGTAGTATTTACCGTCTCACCCAATCAGCGGCAGGTTGCTGTCGGTGTCTACCAGGGGGAATCGCGAAAAGTCGAAGACAATCTCTTCCTGGGCAAACTGGAGGTCAAAGGGATTCCCCCCGGACCGGCCGGTAAACCGGTTCATCTAAGGTTCACGTATGACTTGAACGGTATTCTGGAGGTCGAAGCCTTCGTGCCGGAAACCGGTAAGAAATCGACGCTCGTACTCACTCAACACGCCCGGCTCTCCTCCAGTAAAGAGATCAAGTCGGCCGTGAAGAAGTTGCAGGCGCTCAAATTTTATCCGCGGGACGATGTGCGGAACCAGCATCTCCTCTCCTTTGCGGAGCGGATCATCGGCGAAGTCAGCCCTTACCAGCGAGAAGATCTGGAAGCCATGATCGATCAGTTCGAGCATGCGATGTCTTCGGGCGATCGCGAATATTTCGACTCCGTACGTCAGAATCTGTTAACCTCCCTGGCAGCCCTGGGGTTCCACTACGATGAAGAGGAAGGCCGGGAACGCGAATCATGA
- a CDS encoding J domain-containing protein, which yields MSESDEPRWDLLPDAPEQFFSLSGDYDVRDLKRSYNALIKRFKPEKCPEEFQRIRAAYERLNDALRYGETLNPGSLPPQAQFDWSAPPTPGNQTQEPSDEQTILPPSDIEHGESESESAPLLEFPELYERVQQEPLQHIYEELKSLPHKTPYDYYALALMSDLISDEELSFPFWLLKGLKAHPEEPALFELLHQYFLTDQTVKGLGKLLVETARVIRNDRFYYLTENAWDRLLREVPFNQFRQVLEACESNLLDHEVDHMLVFYVHLLKAGLWKADPDWIRMILAQIDEYHERMSYWLELEYEFLFLIRSYREQREEFLKGGPIRKLIDQTIIDYCTQSEQVADRRFLECQQTLVSQRDELLKEFNVPSRGCENVIYLWETIAADVSERIDTEWSPDDPATLPEQTHRLAGQLFAETEGAEYRKAVKIPTLAFVLIFLVSIIVGLLFALNKSDSISAILLIAGCLLLFNGVTFIISYLVADVVTQEFYLSWWRRQLLTFYQSHWFPLPFLAAELKRLNGTGVGKEKFRGMSEVAHMVRNDAGLWFYSTAQRLLAACR from the coding sequence ATGAGCGAATCTGACGAACCACGGTGGGACCTGTTACCGGATGCCCCCGAACAGTTTTTTTCCCTGTCCGGCGATTACGATGTGCGCGACCTCAAACGTAGCTACAACGCGCTGATCAAACGCTTTAAGCCGGAGAAATGCCCCGAAGAATTCCAGCGCATCCGGGCCGCTTACGAACGACTGAACGATGCACTCCGCTATGGAGAAACACTGAATCCGGGAAGCTTACCACCCCAGGCCCAGTTTGACTGGTCAGCCCCGCCCACTCCCGGCAACCAGACTCAGGAACCTTCCGACGAACAGACCATCCTGCCTCCCTCAGACATCGAGCACGGTGAGTCGGAATCGGAATCCGCACCGCTGCTTGAATTCCCCGAGCTCTACGAACGCGTCCAGCAGGAACCGCTGCAGCACATCTACGAGGAACTCAAGTCCCTGCCGCACAAAACCCCCTACGATTATTATGCACTCGCATTGATGTCGGATCTGATTTCTGACGAAGAGCTGTCATTCCCGTTCTGGCTGCTCAAAGGGCTGAAAGCCCATCCGGAAGAGCCGGCCCTGTTTGAACTGCTGCACCAGTATTTTCTGACCGACCAGACCGTTAAGGGTTTGGGCAAGCTGCTGGTCGAGACGGCGCGGGTCATTCGTAACGACCGTTTCTACTATCTCACGGAAAATGCCTGGGACCGTCTGCTCAGGGAAGTTCCCTTCAACCAGTTTCGCCAGGTGCTGGAGGCCTGTGAATCAAACCTGCTCGATCACGAAGTCGATCACATGCTGGTGTTCTACGTGCATCTGCTCAAAGCGGGTCTCTGGAAAGCGGACCCCGACTGGATTCGCATGATTCTCGCCCAGATCGACGAATACCACGAACGGATGTCGTACTGGCTCGAACTCGAATACGAATTCCTGTTTCTGATTCGCAGCTACCGGGAACAGCGCGAGGAGTTTTTAAAAGGTGGACCGATCAGAAAGCTCATCGATCAAACCATCATCGACTACTGCACCCAGAGCGAACAGGTTGCGGACCGCCGGTTTCTGGAATGTCAGCAGACGCTGGTCTCACAAAGGGATGAACTTCTGAAAGAATTCAATGTGCCCAGCCGGGGTTGTGAAAACGTGATCTACCTCTGGGAGACCATCGCCGCGGATGTCTCCGAACGCATCGACACCGAATGGTCCCCCGATGATCCGGCGACCTTACCGGAACAGACTCACCGTCTGGCCGGTCAGTTGTTTGCCGAAACGGAAGGCGCCGAGTATCGCAAAGCCGTGAAGATCCCCACGCTGGCTTTCGTGCTGATCTTCCTGGTCTCGATTATCGTCGGTCTGCTCTTCGCGTTGAATAAATCGGACTCGATCTCGGCGATTCTGCTGATCGCAGGCTGCCTGCTGCTCTTTAACGGCGTGACGTTCATCATCAGTTACCTGGTCGCAGACGTGGTCACCCAGGAATTCTACCTCTCCTGGTGGCGACGACAGCTGTTAACCTTCTACCAGTCACACTGGTTTCCGCTCCCCTTTCTGGCGGCAGAGTTAAAGCGGCTGAACGGGACCGGGGTCGGCAAGGAAAAGTTCCGCGGCATGAGCGAAGTAGCCCACATGGTCCGCAACGATGCCGGTCTCTGGTTTTACTCCACCGCCCAGCGGCTGCTGGCTGCCTGTCGTTGA
- a CDS encoding 3-hydroxyacyl-ACP dehydratase FabZ family protein, with protein sequence MQTYRHEFPSVEDYLHHRAPYLMVDAIQSISDSEIVTSRRVTGEEYFLQGHFPGAPVVPGAMMQEMTTQSAGILIAARYNPMPEYNTHDPHFNEYALGVLVKVEQARFKGFARPGDQLEIRVNLNERLSGIFDFRATIDVGDKIIMRNRFQLTNIESSVLTGPVGV encoded by the coding sequence ATGCAAACATACCGCCACGAATTTCCGTCCGTTGAAGACTACCTGCACCATCGAGCCCCTTACCTGATGGTCGATGCCATCCAGTCGATTTCGGACAGTGAGATTGTCACCTCCCGGCGGGTCACGGGTGAGGAGTATTTTCTGCAGGGACACTTTCCGGGGGCGCCAGTGGTGCCGGGAGCGATGATGCAGGAAATGACCACGCAATCCGCGGGGATCCTCATCGCGGCACGCTATAATCCGATGCCGGAATATAACACTCACGATCCACACTTTAATGAGTACGCCCTGGGTGTGCTGGTCAAGGTGGAACAGGCCCGCTTTAAAGGCTTCGCCCGCCCCGGGGATCAGCTGGAAATCCGGGTGAATCTGAACGAGCGGTTGAGTGGGATCTTCGATTTCCGGGCAACCATTGATGTCGGGGACAAGATCATCATGCGGAACCGCTTTCAGCTGACGAACATCGAATCCAGCGTGTTGACCGGTCCAGTGGGGGTGTAG
- a CDS encoding DUF4177 domain-containing protein, with translation MAIFICSECGHSEETPEEYIGKKARCLSCQTMGTVQAKPPAPPRQSPQPVVKESSAAPPPQDFVKEETPAPQAPASASRSNSLTFVLIGLVAAILVIQLLSIQLNMPASVQWEYKIVSPKDSVIIEELDDLGEQGWEVVTARRASGYNDSYSYEMILKRAK, from the coding sequence ATGGCTATTTTTATCTGCTCCGAATGCGGACATTCCGAAGAAACACCCGAAGAATATATTGGTAAAAAAGCTCGCTGCCTTAGCTGCCAGACGATGGGAACGGTCCAGGCCAAACCACCTGCCCCTCCTCGGCAGTCTCCCCAACCCGTGGTGAAGGAGTCGAGTGCCGCTCCGCCTCCTCAGGATTTTGTGAAAGAGGAGACGCCTGCCCCCCAGGCACCAGCGTCTGCCTCCAGGTCAAATTCACTTACATTTGTGCTGATTGGACTGGTGGCTGCTATACTTGTCATTCAATTGCTGAGTATCCAGCTCAACATGCCTGCGTCAGTCCAGTGGGAATATAAGATTGTTTCCCCGAAAGACTCCGTCATCATTGAGGAACTCGATGACCTGGGTGAACAAGGCTGGGAAGTTGTGACAGCCAGACGCGCTTCAGGCTACAATGACTCGTACTCATATGAAATGATTTTGAAGCGGGCTAAATAG
- a CDS encoding NAD(P)/FAD-dependent oxidoreductase: MRILIVGAGIGGMTLAALLKQRGYHPTLIERAPDFEHAGYMLGLWPLGYRVLHGLGLYEQFAAETLECRHYEVRDNHGELVKHWSMAPISDRFGPNLSCTRPQLIKLLHSAIDDLDLRFNTTLDTLYDDGETATVAFSDGRTETFDLVVGADGIHSKVRRMIFGDQPYYHTNWGGWVWWVGLDQVPQETFIEHWGAGRFFGIYPTTQGAGVYAGAPVTDDFSQPGPGRNQRIRDRFTGMGELVETCLESLPNDNSDLFFWKLSDVRAKEWTRGRVVLLGDAAAGFLPTAGIGASMAMESAAVLADELSRTNTQFLEHALALYVKRRQHRVESTQNDSRHLAKMMFIKSATVSHIRDVATKFYSLEQLAGSIAKAFDEPI, translated from the coding sequence ATGCGAATTCTCATTGTCGGAGCCGGTATCGGGGGGATGACGCTGGCGGCGCTGCTCAAACAGCGTGGTTATCATCCCACGCTCATCGAGCGTGCTCCTGATTTTGAACACGCCGGCTACATGCTGGGTCTCTGGCCCCTCGGTTATCGGGTGCTGCATGGCCTGGGTCTCTATGAGCAGTTCGCCGCCGAGACTCTCGAATGCAGACATTACGAAGTCCGCGATAATCATGGCGAACTCGTCAAGCACTGGTCGATGGCACCGATCTCGGATCGCTTCGGCCCCAACCTGAGTTGCACGCGTCCCCAGTTGATCAAGCTCCTGCATTCGGCTATCGACGATCTCGATCTCCGTTTCAATACCACTCTGGATACGCTTTACGATGACGGCGAGACGGCAACCGTTGCATTCAGCGATGGCCGTACCGAGACATTCGACCTCGTCGTCGGTGCGGACGGCATTCATTCGAAGGTGCGACGGATGATCTTCGGCGATCAACCTTATTACCACACCAACTGGGGTGGCTGGGTCTGGTGGGTCGGCCTGGATCAAGTGCCGCAGGAAACCTTCATCGAACACTGGGGCGCGGGACGCTTCTTCGGGATCTATCCCACAACTCAAGGCGCGGGCGTTTATGCCGGTGCGCCGGTGACTGACGACTTCAGTCAGCCGGGACCGGGCCGCAATCAGAGGATTCGAGACCGGTTCACCGGGATGGGAGAACTGGTCGAGACCTGCCTGGAGTCGCTTCCCAATGACAATTCCGATCTCTTCTTCTGGAAACTCTCCGACGTGCGAGCCAAAGAGTGGACCCGCGGCCGCGTGGTGCTGCTGGGTGATGCGGCAGCCGGCTTCCTCCCCACCGCCGGCATCGGTGCATCAATGGCAATGGAGTCTGCAGCAGTTCTGGCCGATGAACTTTCCCGCACCAATACACAGTTTCTGGAACATGCCCTCGCGCTGTATGTCAAACGCCGCCAGCATCGCGTGGAGAGTACTCAAAACGATTCGCGCCACCTGGCGAAGATGATGTTCATCAAATCCGCCACCGTCTCGCACATCCGCGACGTCGCCACGAAATTCTATTCCCTCGAACAACTGGCCGGTTCGATCGCGAAAGCGTTTGACGAACCAATCTGA
- a CDS encoding neutral/alkaline non-lysosomal ceramidase N-terminal domain-containing protein, translating to MRISMPPVTASLILLATLFVMTTPGECGLSAGAATVDVTPPTLPAIQNGLFLEQNQDKVLDRLKARCFVLQNDRAAIAIVVVDSCMIPRDVCERAKVLASKQTGIPIHRMLIASTHTHSAPSVMNYCLGTRSDPSYERFLPPKLAEGIAQAYANLEPARVGYTSIDAPEHTHCRRWLRDPEQYGVDPFGDKTVRAIMHPGYQNPAFIGPAGPADTGLSLLSIQSADGKRPIGLLANYSMHYFGARGGFSSDYYGRFCNELEQKIGTKGEKPFVAAMSQGTSGDLQWMNYGAPRRTDYSIDQYARELADIAWKAYQQIEYDSSESQLKMAESSLLIKRRLPNKERLAWADKYNQARGERRPKSKEEVYAEQAQWIHEHPQEQIVLQVIRIGDLGITAIPNEVYGITGLKLKAQSPFKQTFNMGLANGAAGYIPPPEQHYLGGYTTWPARTAGLEVQAEPQIVDKLLQLMETLSGEKRKPLTTDFYNDQQRTAIKKARAEDNNRVNRGGDS from the coding sequence ATGCGAATTTCGATGCCACCTGTTACAGCCAGCCTGATTTTGCTTGCGACACTGTTTGTCATGACGACACCCGGTGAGTGCGGGCTCTCTGCGGGAGCGGCCACGGTCGATGTGACGCCGCCCACGCTGCCTGCGATTCAGAACGGATTGTTTCTGGAACAGAATCAGGACAAAGTCCTGGATCGTCTCAAAGCCCGCTGTTTCGTCCTGCAGAATGACCGGGCGGCGATCGCCATTGTCGTCGTCGATTCCTGTATGATTCCCCGCGATGTCTGCGAGCGGGCCAAAGTGCTGGCCAGCAAACAGACCGGCATTCCCATTCATCGGATGCTAATCGCCTCCACGCATACGCACTCTGCTCCCAGCGTGATGAACTATTGCCTGGGCACCCGCAGTGATCCCAGTTATGAGCGTTTCCTGCCTCCGAAACTGGCGGAAGGGATCGCACAGGCATACGCCAACCTGGAGCCGGCACGCGTCGGCTATACCAGCATTGATGCACCCGAGCATACGCACTGCCGTCGCTGGTTACGGGATCCCGAGCAGTACGGCGTCGATCCCTTCGGCGACAAAACGGTCCGGGCGATCATGCACCCGGGCTATCAGAATCCCGCCTTCATCGGCCCCGCCGGTCCCGCTGATACGGGACTGTCACTACTCAGTATTCAGTCTGCGGATGGCAAACGACCCATTGGTCTGCTGGCCAATTATTCGATGCACTATTTCGGCGCGCGGGGTGGATTTTCGTCCGATTACTACGGCCGGTTCTGTAACGAGCTGGAACAGAAAATCGGTACAAAAGGAGAGAAGCCGTTCGTGGCCGCCATGTCTCAGGGAACCTCCGGTGATCTGCAATGGATGAATTATGGAGCGCCCCGCCGCACCGATTACTCGATCGACCAGTATGCCCGCGAACTGGCCGACATTGCCTGGAAAGCGTATCAACAGATCGAGTACGACAGTTCCGAGTCACAGTTGAAGATGGCGGAATCGTCGCTGCTTATCAAGCGCCGGCTGCCGAACAAGGAGCGGTTGGCCTGGGCAGACAAGTACAACCAGGCCCGGGGCGAACGTCGTCCGAAATCGAAAGAAGAAGTTTATGCGGAACAGGCACAGTGGATTCACGAGCATCCACAGGAGCAGATCGTGCTGCAGGTGATTCGGATCGGCGACCTGGGGATCACGGCGATTCCGAACGAAGTCTACGGGATTACCGGGCTTAAGCTCAAAGCCCAGAGTCCGTTCAAGCAGACCTTCAACATGGGGCTGGCCAACGGCGCCGCGGGCTACATTCCGCCTCCCGAACAGCATTACCTGGGAGGCTACACCACCTGGCCTGCCCGCACCGCCGGCCTGGAAGTTCAGGCGGAGCCGCAGATCGTCGACAAACTGCTGCAACTGATGGAAACCCTGTCGGGTGAGAAACGCAAGCCGTTAACAACCGATTTCTACAACGACCAGCAACGCACGGCGATCAAGAAGGCCCGCGCGGAAGATAATAACCGGGTGAATCGCGGGGGAGACAGCTGA
- a CDS encoding SGNH/GDSL hydrolase family protein, whose translation MNSPRIRSLKFLLPLCCLLLLLVTSARAEHEGKIQILLLGDSTTEGSIPRRLKPAGPHLESVIEQLLAAEGDLPACHVINSSLSGEYIKRLFDSGRYDRDAAKLPGVDYIFIRYGLNDRAKRENFTENFPKDFHAMLDRLRKDHPQAVLIPMTVIPFANEEVSKEINDLIFGVAKAEGLEVFDIYPRYAAELKQGFNMLNYRRYPVEKVPEKYQALIKPFISGGRVVVMANELDPILGHLPGWYSDRHPNLAGYNVIADETAKYLAPKLRAHKPAQESKQ comes from the coding sequence ATGAACTCACCCCGCATTCGTTCCCTGAAATTTCTATTGCCGCTGTGCTGCCTGCTCTTGCTGCTTGTGACTTCTGCCCGAGCGGAGCATGAGGGCAAGATTCAAATCCTGCTGCTGGGCGACAGCACAACCGAAGGCAGTATTCCCCGCCGGTTGAAACCGGCAGGACCGCATCTGGAATCAGTCATCGAACAGCTGCTGGCCGCGGAAGGTGATCTGCCAGCCTGTCATGTGATCAACTCCAGCTTGAGCGGTGAATACATCAAGCGGCTGTTTGACTCGGGCCGCTACGATCGGGATGCGGCCAAGCTGCCGGGCGTAGATTATATCTTCATCCGTTATGGACTGAATGACCGGGCGAAGCGGGAGAACTTCACGGAGAACTTCCCCAAAGATTTCCATGCGATGCTGGACCGTCTACGCAAAGACCATCCACAGGCAGTGCTGATTCCCATGACGGTGATTCCGTTTGCCAATGAAGAGGTGAGCAAAGAGATCAACGATCTGATCTTCGGCGTCGCGAAAGCAGAAGGGCTGGAGGTGTTCGATATTTATCCACGATATGCCGCTGAGCTCAAACAGGGCTTTAACATGCTCAACTACCGCCGATATCCGGTGGAAAAGGTTCCCGAAAAGTATCAGGCTCTGATCAAACCCTTCATCTCGGGAGGCCGGGTGGTCGTGATGGCTAATGAGCTCGATCCGATCCTGGGACATCTGCCCGGCTGGTATTCGGACCGGCACCCGAACCTGGCAGGTTACAATGTGATCGCTGACGAGACCGCGAAATATCTCGCACCCAAACTGCGAGCCCACAAACCGGCGCAGGAATCAAAACAGTAA
- a CDS encoding BON domain-containing protein produces MVLLTSQSRRTWLCVLTTLVLLLGCIPHREVQAEPEMTNQTISDKISDEMLLDPGVVSTRLDIQTEDGIVTLSGQVNNILAKERAVRIAETVKGVRAVVNRIEVKPSPLRTDDAIKKDIKTALRTDPATEAREIDVSVNEGAVKLTGKVESYQELDLVKKVAQGVRGVVDLQEEIHVFYKDERPDQEIEEEVQETLRWDSQINDHMITVTVDQGQVKLAGVVGSAAEVRMAKADAWVAGVNDVDTEHLEVDPWIHEEKLRGNKFVSKSEAEISSAVQDALQRDPRVKSFNVDAEVTGRTVTLRGTVDNLKARRAAARDAKNTVGVSYVENRLKTRFNQNREDSAIAADVRDTFYRDPYIERFDINVTVLNDTAYLYGKVDSQYEKNRADDLASRVPGVVDVRNFLSVAEQRPYISDPYIDDLFIDQDALVRYDRRSPYQSDKEIKNDIQDELWWSPFVSSEKIKVSVDDGIATLKGQVSSWSERRASTENAYEGGALLVDNELVVKSD; encoded by the coding sequence ATGGTTTTACTTACCTCTCAAAGTCGAAGAACCTGGCTCTGTGTTCTAACGACGCTAGTGCTACTCTTGGGATGTATTCCTCATCGCGAGGTCCAGGCAGAGCCCGAAATGACCAACCAGACCATCAGTGACAAAATCAGTGATGAAATGCTACTCGACCCGGGTGTGGTCTCGACCAGGCTCGACATCCAGACCGAAGATGGCATCGTCACGCTCTCCGGTCAGGTCAATAACATCCTGGCTAAAGAGCGAGCAGTGCGGATTGCTGAAACTGTCAAAGGGGTTCGGGCCGTGGTCAATCGGATTGAAGTCAAACCCTCACCGCTGCGAACGGATGACGCAATCAAAAAAGATATCAAGACAGCGCTACGTACCGATCCAGCAACGGAAGCCCGGGAAATTGATGTCAGCGTGAATGAAGGCGCTGTCAAGCTGACGGGGAAAGTGGAATCGTATCAGGAACTGGATCTGGTTAAGAAAGTGGCCCAAGGAGTACGCGGTGTTGTTGATCTGCAGGAAGAGATTCACGTCTTTTACAAGGATGAACGTCCGGATCAGGAAATCGAAGAAGAAGTGCAGGAAACCCTCCGCTGGGATTCACAGATTAATGACCACATGATTACCGTCACCGTCGATCAGGGTCAGGTGAAGCTCGCAGGGGTGGTCGGTAGCGCTGCGGAAGTAAGAATGGCGAAAGCCGATGCCTGGGTCGCAGGCGTGAACGATGTGGACACAGAACACCTGGAAGTTGATCCCTGGATACATGAAGAAAAACTGCGCGGCAATAAATTCGTGAGTAAATCAGAAGCAGAAATCAGCAGCGCCGTGCAGGATGCGCTCCAGAGAGATCCGCGGGTGAAATCCTTCAACGTCGATGCCGAAGTAACAGGCCGTACCGTGACCCTGCGGGGAACGGTCGACAATCTCAAAGCCCGTCGCGCAGCCGCCCGGGATGCGAAAAATACGGTGGGCGTCAGCTATGTGGAGAACCGGCTGAAAACGAGGTTCAATCAGAACCGTGAAGATTCAGCCATCGCCGCGGATGTCCGCGACACCTTCTATCGTGATCCTTATATCGAACGGTTCGACATTAATGTCACCGTCCTGAATGACACCGCGTACCTGTATGGGAAGGTCGACTCGCAGTATGAAAAGAACCGCGCCGATGATCTGGCGTCACGGGTTCCCGGCGTCGTGGATGTCAGGAACTTCCTGAGCGTTGCGGAACAGCGGCCCTACATTTCCGATCCCTACATTGATGATCTGTTCATCGATCAGGATGCCCTGGTGCGCTATGACCGCAGGTCACCCTACCAGTCGGATAAGGAAATTAAAAATGACATTCAGGATGAGCTCTGGTGGAGTCCGTTCGTCAGTTCCGAGAAGATCAAGGTCTCCGTGGACGACGGCATCGCGACCTTGAAAGGGCAGGTCAGTTCCTGGAGCGAAAGGAGGGCCTCTACTGAAAACGCTTACGAAGGGGGCGCCCTACTCGTTGATAACGAACTGGTGGTGAAAAGCGACTAA
- a CDS encoding cupin domain-containing protein, protein MNDTTVKKVDSAHSPEGTMGQKYLASGVSVSMRLWEESPGSVDPQPMSRDYEVVGFVIKGTAELELEDQKLLLNPGESWLVPKHAVHRYRILEPFVAIEATAPPAHVHDRDSK, encoded by the coding sequence ATGAATGATACCACTGTCAAAAAAGTAGACTCAGCCCATTCCCCCGAAGGAACGATGGGACAGAAATACCTGGCTTCCGGAGTTTCGGTTTCGATGCGACTCTGGGAAGAATCACCTGGATCGGTCGACCCGCAACCAATGAGCCGGGATTATGAGGTCGTCGGATTCGTCATCAAGGGAACGGCTGAACTGGAACTGGAAGACCAGAAGCTGCTACTCAATCCGGGCGAAAGCTGGCTGGTGCCGAAACATGCGGTTCACCGCTATCGAATCCTGGAACCGTTCGTCGCGATCGAGGCCACGGCTCCTCCGGCGCATGTGCATGATCGTGACAGTAAATAG
- a CDS encoding DUF2256 domain-containing protein → MTHRKSELPQKRCAACGRPFTWRKKWARVWEKVRYCSTRCRRNRGQTE, encoded by the coding sequence ATGACGCACCGCAAGTCAGAGCTGCCACAAAAGCGCTGCGCCGCCTGCGGGCGGCCTTTTACCTGGCGTAAAAAGTGGGCCCGTGTCTGGGAGAAAGTCAGGTACTGCAGCACGCGCTGTCGACGTAACCGAGGACAGACAGAGTGA
- a CDS encoding metallophosphoesterase family protein codes for MKIGILSDSHNHLERTERAVAMLQEAGAEALFHCGDLATPEIVSACAVLPFFFTFGNHDADSVPQLEQATREQDVHCLRWGGEVKLAQRRIALVHGHISRDLKPLLAAEPDYLLTGHSHQTHDFHEGTTRRINPGALFRAKVFTVATLDLATDDLQWIEVPR; via the coding sequence GTGAAAATCGGCATCCTCTCAGATTCACACAATCACCTGGAACGGACCGAACGCGCCGTCGCGATGCTGCAGGAAGCGGGTGCCGAGGCGCTGTTTCATTGTGGTGACCTGGCAACACCTGAGATTGTCTCTGCCTGCGCGGTGCTCCCCTTCTTTTTCACCTTTGGCAATCACGACGCCGACTCTGTCCCTCAACTCGAACAGGCGACACGGGAACAGGACGTTCATTGTCTGCGCTGGGGCGGCGAAGTCAAACTGGCCCAAAGACGCATTGCCCTGGTGCACGGTCATATCAGCCGTGATCTCAAACCCCTGCTGGCTGCCGAACCCGATTACCTGCTCACCGGCCATTCACACCAGACCCACGACTTCCATGAAGGCACTACCCGCCGCATTAACCCGGGCGCCCTGTTCCGGGCGAAAGTCTTCACCGTCGCCACACTCGATCTGGCAACCGACGATCTGCAGTGGATCGAGGTACCCCGATGA